A stretch of the Streptomyces sp. WMMB303 genome encodes the following:
- a CDS encoding DUF2637 domain-containing protein — MTEDRITQRTVIVVMGIIAGLAFVFSFGNVWALALRLGVPGPIAPLIAPMVDLSVTGLLAALWYLSLRGVPAQQLKGATRLMHLSGLLTLALNIAEPIAAGHYGRAAVDTVAPVLLLGWGAVGPQLLRHLHAATRPAPAPEPAEKPAPAPTPAVAPQTAPPKETASPVPEPLMDAARSIAATYLAEHGRPITAPQLRTRLGVALPLATAAHARLTV; from the coding sequence ATGACTGAGGACCGGATCACCCAGCGCACGGTCATCGTGGTCATGGGCATCATCGCGGGCCTGGCGTTCGTCTTCTCCTTCGGCAACGTCTGGGCCCTCGCGCTCCGCCTCGGCGTCCCCGGGCCCATCGCACCCCTGATCGCCCCCATGGTCGACCTGTCGGTTACCGGCCTCCTGGCGGCCCTCTGGTACCTGTCCCTACGCGGCGTACCCGCCCAACAGCTCAAGGGCGCCACACGCCTCATGCACCTGTCCGGCCTGCTGACGCTGGCCCTCAACATCGCCGAACCCATCGCCGCCGGACACTACGGCCGCGCTGCCGTCGACACCGTCGCGCCCGTGCTCCTCCTCGGCTGGGGAGCGGTCGGCCCGCAACTCCTCCGCCACCTTCACGCCGCAACTCGGCCGGCGCCTGCCCCGGAACCTGCTGAGAAGCCTGCCCCCGCCCCGACGCCTGCTGTCGCTCCGCAAACAGCCCCGCCCAAGGAGACGGCTTCCCCGGTCCCTGAGCCGCTGATGGACGCGGCCCGGTCGATCGCCGCCACCTACCTCGCCGAACACGGCCGACCGATCACGGCGCCACAGCTACGGACCCGACTCGGCGTCGCGCTGCCGCTGGCTACAGCCGCTCACGCCCGCCTCACTGTCTGA
- a CDS encoding IS481 family transposase — protein sequence MPHRNAPLTETGRLRLARCVVEDGWPLRRAAERFQVSPTTAQRWAERYRLLGEAGMTDRSSRPRHSPRRTPTRTERRIIKVRLLRRWGPARIAHLLDLVPSTVHRVLTRFGLARLTHLDRATGRVIRRYEREHPGELVHVDIKKLGNIPDGGGHKVLGRQAGRKTRKNAGYSYIHTAVDDHSRLAYSEIHTDEKKDTATGFWARAHAYFTSVGITVERVLTDNGACYKSHTWRDTLAAAGITHKRTRPYRPQTNGKVERLNRTLLDEWAYARPYRSEQERRDAFPQWLHTYNHHRGHTALAGKPPASRVPNLTEQYI from the coding sequence GTGCCCCACCGTAATGCACCCCTGACCGAGACCGGACGTCTGCGTCTGGCCCGTTGCGTGGTCGAGGACGGCTGGCCGCTCCGGCGGGCTGCCGAACGCTTCCAGGTCTCGCCGACCACGGCTCAGCGGTGGGCTGAGCGCTACCGGCTGCTGGGCGAGGCCGGGATGACCGACCGCTCCTCGCGTCCCCGTCACAGCCCGCGGCGGACGCCGACACGGACCGAGCGAAGGATCATCAAGGTCCGCCTCCTGCGCCGGTGGGGCCCGGCCCGCATCGCGCACCTGCTGGACCTCGTGCCCTCGACCGTGCACCGCGTGCTGACGCGGTTCGGGCTGGCCCGGCTGACCCATCTGGACCGTGCGACCGGCCGCGTCATACGCCGCTACGAACGCGAACATCCCGGCGAGCTCGTCCACGTCGACATCAAGAAACTGGGCAACATCCCCGACGGCGGCGGCCACAAGGTCCTCGGCCGCCAGGCCGGCCGCAAGACCCGCAAGAACGCCGGCTACAGCTACATCCACACCGCCGTCGACGACCACTCCCGCCTCGCCTACAGCGAGATCCACACCGACGAGAAGAAGGACACGGCCACCGGCTTCTGGGCCCGGGCACACGCCTACTTCACCAGCGTCGGCATCACCGTCGAACGCGTCCTGACCGACAACGGCGCCTGCTACAAGTCCCACACCTGGCGCGACACACTGGCAGCGGCCGGGATCACCCACAAGCGAACCCGGCCCTACCGGCCCCAGACCAACGGCAAGGTCGAACGCCTCAACCGCACCCTGCTCGACGAATGGGCCTACGCCCGCCCCTACCGGTCAGAACAGGAACGACGCGACGCGTTCCCGCAGTGGCTGCACACCTACAATCACCACCGCGGACACACCGCACTCGCAGGCAAACCACCCGCCAGCCGCGTCCCCAACCTCACAGAGCAATACATCTAG
- a CDS encoding helix-turn-helix domain-containing protein, producing MTPGLLNVDQVAARLQVSRWTVYNLIRSRELASFTIGRCRRIAETALHDYIARQTEREAA from the coding sequence GTGACTCCGGGACTGCTCAACGTGGACCAGGTCGCCGCCCGACTCCAGGTGAGCCGCTGGACCGTCTACAACCTGATCCGCTCGCGCGAGCTGGCCTCCTTCACCATCGGCCGCTGCCGCCGCATCGCCGAAACCGCACTGCACGACTACATCGCACGACAGACCGAACGAGAGGCTGCCTGA
- a CDS encoding site-specific integrase → MTLSEYLTYWLTHVAQVKVRKTTYVNYESWVRNYVAPGLGKKKLGRLSARDIRAFLLKTAQTCQCCAQGKDKNRPKAKQRCCALGKCCHQTPSDRTVRILLALLRSALQHAVREDEIPRNVAKNVELGMGTMREIEPLTAAEGRQLLAAARGNRLCAAYELAVRLGLRRGELLGLRWEDVDLDKGVLTVRQTLQRVGGDLVIVPPKTQKSARRIPLPPECITALRAQRTQQLTDKRLAGDKWRENGSGLIFTTKFGTPIEPRNLNRSFQALTTRAGVRKVRFHDLRHTCASLLHEQGASARTIMQVLGHSSIRVTMDIYTFVRLDEQRDAIGRLGDALSGDGDPADS, encoded by the coding sequence ATGACGCTTAGCGAGTACCTGACGTACTGGCTCACGCACGTCGCCCAGGTCAAGGTCCGCAAGACCACCTACGTCAACTACGAGTCCTGGGTTCGCAACTACGTCGCGCCGGGTCTCGGCAAGAAGAAGCTCGGGCGCCTGTCGGCCCGCGACATCCGAGCCTTCCTCCTGAAGACAGCCCAGACCTGCCAGTGCTGCGCCCAGGGCAAGGACAAGAACCGCCCCAAGGCCAAACAGCGTTGCTGCGCCCTCGGCAAGTGCTGCCATCAGACCCCGTCGGACCGAACTGTGCGCATCCTGCTTGCGCTCCTCCGGAGCGCTCTTCAGCACGCCGTGCGCGAAGACGAGATCCCCCGGAACGTCGCCAAGAATGTGGAGCTGGGCATGGGCACGATGCGCGAGATCGAACCGCTCACCGCCGCCGAGGGGCGACAACTCCTGGCCGCTGCCCGGGGCAATCGACTGTGCGCCGCGTATGAGCTGGCCGTACGGCTCGGTCTGCGGCGCGGCGAGCTGCTGGGCCTGCGGTGGGAAGACGTGGACCTGGACAAGGGCGTGCTGACCGTACGGCAGACCCTTCAGCGCGTCGGCGGCGACCTGGTCATCGTCCCGCCGAAGACCCAGAAGTCAGCCCGTCGAATCCCGCTTCCGCCCGAGTGCATCACAGCGCTCCGCGCCCAGCGGACACAGCAGCTCACAGACAAACGGCTTGCCGGGGACAAGTGGCGGGAAAACGGAAGCGGGCTGATCTTCACCACGAAGTTCGGAACCCCGATCGAGCCCCGTAACCTCAACCGCTCGTTCCAGGCACTGACGACTCGCGCCGGGGTCCGCAAGGTCCGCTTTCACGACCTGCGCCACACGTGCGCCTCGCTCCTCCACGAGCAGGGCGCCAGCGCCCGGACGATCATGCAGGTACTCGGGCACAGCTCGATCCGAGTGACCATGGACATCTACACCTTCGTTCGCCTCGACGAGCAGCGCGACGCGATCGGACGGCTCGGGGATGCCCTCAGCGGAGACGGCGACCCCGCCGATTCCTGA
- a CDS encoding NUDIX hydrolase encodes MPENDHEQRMARPRMASGALFFDAQGRVLLVRPSYKPMWEIPGGYVETGESPLAACRREVEEELGIAPPIGSLLVTDWAPNAKEGDKVLYVFDGGELSPDAAASIKLAPDELLAAEFHPVEDLDQLLIPRLARRVKRAVIARAEGLPAYLEHGEVPAPA; translated from the coding sequence ATGCCCGAGAACGATCACGAACAGCGGATGGCACGGCCACGAATGGCTTCAGGTGCGCTGTTCTTCGATGCCCAGGGTCGCGTCCTGCTGGTCCGTCCCTCGTACAAGCCGATGTGGGAGATCCCTGGTGGGTACGTCGAGACGGGCGAGTCTCCGTTGGCTGCCTGCCGCCGCGAGGTCGAGGAAGAGCTGGGCATCGCGCCGCCCATCGGTTCTCTCCTGGTGACCGACTGGGCACCGAACGCCAAGGAGGGCGACAAGGTTTTGTATGTCTTCGACGGGGGCGAACTCAGCCCGGATGCCGCAGCCTCGATCAAGCTCGCCCCGGACGAGCTGTTGGCCGCCGAGTTCCATCCGGTTGAAGACCTCGATCAGCTTCTGATCCCAAGGCTCGCCCGTCGCGTGAAGCGTGCCGTCATCGCGCGCGCCGAAGGTCTCCCGGCGTACCTCGAACATGGCGAGGTACCGGCACCAGCGTAG
- a CDS encoding replication initiator, with protein sequence MKPLPSLRHVASLALRDLIGFAQRPDFDRVQDQIRQVRGCTHPVNLVGGTATLDAATQTVLRSYSTADEPTGRLLTTCGNRRASRCPSCSRLYAADTYHLIKAGLSGGKTVPENVREHPRVFATLTAPSFGAVHNRRTTDAGKALPCRCGTTHATDAPELGTPLNPATYDYSGAVLWNAHAGALWARFTTYLRRELAAHLGMTQKDLNAKLRVSFAKVAEYQKRGLVHFHAVIRLDGPDGHTDAPPSWATTDALTHAITNAAERSVLTVSSDAIGERELRWGSQLDIREIAALGDGELTDQKVAAYVAKYATKSAEASGTVDRSLRCPRCTGRGHVTGPDGFRDLCDHCDGTGQSEPIALLPVHRHVRQMIRTAWALGHLPEFADLKLWRWAHMLGFRGHFSSKSRRYSTTLGALRDVRRAWNTAQAQPAGAPPEPDGESTLVLSHWKYLASGYSPGEELIAAQVRHDIALARDEEQRRKTEGDPWL encoded by the coding sequence GTGAAGCCCCTTCCGTCCCTGCGCCACGTCGCGAGCCTGGCCCTTCGGGACCTCATCGGCTTCGCCCAGCGTCCCGACTTCGACCGCGTCCAAGACCAGATCCGCCAAGTCCGCGGTTGCACCCATCCCGTCAACCTCGTCGGCGGAACGGCAACCCTCGACGCCGCGACCCAAACCGTCCTGCGGTCCTACTCGACGGCAGACGAACCAACCGGGCGGCTTCTCACCACCTGCGGCAACCGCCGCGCCTCGCGCTGCCCGTCCTGCTCCCGCCTCTACGCGGCCGACACCTACCACCTGATCAAGGCCGGACTCTCCGGCGGCAAGACCGTGCCCGAGAACGTCCGCGAACACCCCCGCGTCTTCGCCACCCTCACGGCCCCGTCCTTCGGAGCGGTGCACAACCGCCGCACCACCGACGCCGGAAAGGCCCTGCCCTGCCGCTGCGGCACTACACACGCGACCGATGCCCCAGAACTGGGCACGCCACTGAACCCGGCCACCTACGACTACTCCGGCGCCGTGCTGTGGAACGCGCACGCTGGTGCCCTCTGGGCCCGCTTCACGACCTACCTGCGCCGCGAGCTGGCCGCCCACCTGGGCATGACGCAGAAGGACCTGAACGCCAAACTGCGAGTCTCCTTCGCCAAGGTCGCCGAGTACCAGAAACGCGGCCTGGTCCACTTCCACGCCGTGATCCGCCTCGACGGCCCTGACGGGCACACCGACGCACCCCCGTCCTGGGCGACCACTGACGCACTCACTCACGCGATCACCAACGCGGCCGAACGCTCCGTGCTCACGGTCTCCTCGGACGCCATCGGAGAACGCGAACTGCGCTGGGGCTCTCAGCTCGACATACGCGAGATCGCGGCCCTCGGCGACGGTGAACTGACTGATCAGAAAGTCGCCGCCTACGTCGCCAAGTACGCCACCAAGAGCGCGGAAGCCTCCGGCACCGTGGACCGGTCACTGCGTTGCCCCCGCTGCACCGGACGCGGCCACGTCACCGGCCCGGACGGGTTCCGCGATCTGTGCGACCACTGCGACGGGACGGGACAGTCCGAACCGATCGCCCTGCTGCCCGTGCACCGCCACGTGCGCCAGATGATCCGCACCGCCTGGGCGCTCGGTCACCTGCCGGAGTTCGCGGACCTCAAGCTCTGGCGCTGGGCTCACATGCTCGGCTTCCGGGGCCACTTCTCCAGCAAGTCCCGCCGCTACTCCACCACCCTCGGCGCACTCCGCGACGTCCGCCGCGCCTGGAATACGGCTCAGGCACAACCGGCCGGCGCACCCCCGGAGCCTGACGGCGAAAGCACCCTCGTTCTCTCCCACTGGAAGTACCTGGCCTCCGGCTACAGCCCCGGCGAGGAGCTGATCGCGGCCCAAGTCCGCCATGACATCGCCCTCGCCCGTGACGAAGAACAACGCCGCAAGACGGAGGGAGACCCGTGGCTGTGA
- a CDS encoding FtsK/SpoIIIE domain-containing protein — protein MGTASALVGAVLALGVIWALWWLVRYVRADRMKRASIRQAVRVRFGWRRLAPMAGLSVQDKTPAAVVISQDGKVPKPRVIIPKIKVRADRYGVVVRAACVPKVSLAEFQKAAPYLADAWRCTRVSVLPDKPGQLVVRDVRVDPLIVPTEHVPTGDVPEELARWHMGLDEYAQPLSVDLSDVPGVTVAGLPGFGKTSLINRFICDTAPSAAVQFAFADGKVTSSHEGDYADLAQRAFAFVGDDLTDAITLFKRLVKLRRARSASIRDVLGVKNMWHLGPSDTWPLVVLVVDEAHTYFRDYKGSDVQTKKLAALAADNARLVEDLVKKGRSVGIVVIIATQKATGDAIPTFIRDVCPVGLSFAQKTAEAAVVALGEDIRNWPDANPTALQDPAYVGVASMAHQGRPGFTRIRTPYVADADAARIAADTAHLTRDPAELLEALTGPRIPLPGLLSKDDDAEAA, from the coding sequence ATGGGGACCGCTTCGGCTCTGGTCGGGGCGGTCCTGGCCCTCGGCGTCATATGGGCGCTGTGGTGGCTGGTGCGCTACGTGCGGGCCGACAGGATGAAGCGGGCGAGTATCCGTCAGGCGGTCCGTGTCCGCTTTGGCTGGCGGCGTCTGGCTCCGATGGCCGGGTTGTCCGTGCAGGACAAGACTCCTGCGGCTGTAGTGATCTCCCAGGACGGCAAGGTGCCCAAGCCACGGGTGATCATCCCCAAGATCAAGGTCCGCGCGGACCGGTACGGGGTCGTCGTGCGTGCGGCGTGTGTGCCGAAGGTGAGCCTGGCCGAGTTCCAGAAGGCGGCCCCGTACCTGGCGGATGCCTGGCGGTGTACCCGCGTCTCTGTCCTGCCTGACAAGCCGGGGCAGCTCGTCGTCCGGGACGTGCGGGTGGACCCGTTGATCGTGCCCACTGAGCACGTCCCGACTGGTGACGTGCCGGAGGAACTGGCCCGGTGGCACATGGGGCTGGATGAGTACGCGCAGCCGTTGAGCGTGGACCTGTCCGACGTGCCCGGCGTCACCGTCGCCGGTCTGCCCGGCTTCGGCAAAACCTCGCTGATCAACCGCTTCATCTGTGACACCGCCCCCTCGGCGGCGGTTCAGTTCGCCTTCGCCGACGGCAAGGTGACCTCCTCTCACGAGGGGGACTACGCAGATCTGGCACAGCGGGCGTTCGCCTTCGTCGGTGACGACCTGACCGACGCGATCACGCTGTTCAAGCGGCTGGTGAAGCTGCGGCGTGCTCGCTCGGCGTCGATCCGGGACGTGCTCGGCGTCAAGAACATGTGGCACCTGGGCCCCTCGGACACCTGGCCCCTGGTCGTCCTGGTCGTGGATGAGGCGCACACCTACTTCCGCGACTACAAGGGCTCCGACGTGCAGACGAAGAAGCTCGCGGCGCTGGCGGCCGACAACGCCCGCCTCGTCGAGGACCTGGTGAAGAAGGGCCGCAGTGTCGGCATCGTGGTGATCATCGCGACGCAGAAGGCGACCGGCGACGCCATCCCCACCTTCATCCGCGATGTCTGCCCCGTGGGGCTGTCCTTCGCGCAGAAGACCGCTGAAGCGGCGGTTGTCGCCCTCGGGGAGGACATCCGCAACTGGCCGGACGCGAACCCGACCGCGCTTCAGGACCCGGCCTATGTCGGCGTCGCCTCCATGGCTCACCAGGGCCGACCCGGCTTCACCCGCATCCGCACCCCGTACGTCGCCGACGCGGACGCGGCCCGCATCGCCGCCGACACCGCCCACCTGACCCGCGACCCCGCCGAACTCCTTGAGGCCCTGACCGGCCCGCGTATCCCGCTACCGGGGCTGCTCTCCAAGGACGACGACGCGGAAGCGGCCTGA
- a CDS encoding IS3 family transposase (programmed frameshift) has product MPVPYPQEFRDDVVRVALNREKGVTLAQIAKDFGVHEMTLSKWMRQAAVEDGEKPGVTRSESAENTELKKRVRLLEQENEVLRRAAAYLSQANLPKRLYPLVRELAADGVPVAVACRMLKLSRQHYYRWLSQPVTDAEVTVAYRANALFDAHRDDPEFGYRLLAGEAETAGERMSERTAWRICRDNAWWSAFGKKRSKNGKRPGPAVHDDLVQRDFTADAPNQLWLTDITEHPTSQGKLYLCAVKDAFCGRIVGYSIDNRMKARLAVNALDNAAARRGDVAGCTVHSDRGSQFRSRKYVHALHRHGLAGSMGRVGSAGDNAAMESFFALLQNNVLDRRTWATRQDLRTAIVTWIERTYHRRRRQLRLGRLTPIEYETTMKPAALAA; this is encoded by the exons GTGCCAGTTCCCTATCCTCAAGAGTTCCGTGACGACGTGGTCCGCGTCGCGCTCAACCGCGAGAAGGGCGTCACCCTCGCGCAGATCGCGAAGGACTTCGGCGTCCATGAGATGACGCTGTCGAAGTGGATGCGCCAGGCCGCGGTCGAGGACGGCGAGAAGCCCGGTGTCACCAGGTCTGAGTCGGCGGAGAACACTGAGCTGAAGAAGCGGGTCCGGCTGCTGGAGCAGGAGAACGAGGTCCTGCGCCGAGCTGCCGCGTATCTGTCGCAGGCGAACTTGCCG AAAAGGCTCTACCCGCTCGTGAGAGAGCTCGCCGCCGACGGAGTCCCCGTCGCGGTCGCGTGCCGGATGCTCAAGCTCTCCCGCCAGCACTACTACCGCTGGCTGTCTCAGCCCGTGACCGATGCCGAGGTCACCGTGGCCTACCGCGCGAATGCGCTGTTCGACGCCCACCGCGACGACCCCGAGTTCGGCTACCGCCTTCTCGCCGGGGAGGCCGAGACGGCCGGGGAGCGCATGAGCGAGCGGACCGCGTGGCGGATCTGCCGGGACAACGCCTGGTGGTCGGCCTTCGGGAAGAAGCGATCGAAGAACGGCAAGAGACCGGGTCCGGCCGTGCACGATGATCTCGTCCAACGCGACTTCACCGCCGATGCCCCGAACCAGCTGTGGCTGACCGACATCACCGAACACCCCACGAGCCAGGGCAAGCTGTACCTGTGCGCGGTCAAGGACGCCTTCTGCGGCCGGATCGTCGGCTACTCCATCGACAACCGGATGAAGGCCCGCCTCGCGGTGAACGCCCTGGACAACGCGGCCGCCAGAAGAGGGGACGTGGCCGGCTGCACAGTCCATTCCGACCGCGGATCGCAATTCCGATCAAGAAAGTACGTCCACGCTCTGCACCGCCACGGCCTGGCCGGATCCATGGGAAGAGTCGGCTCGGCCGGCGACAACGCCGCCATGGAATCCTTCTTCGCTCTGCTGCAGAACAACGTCCTCGACCGCCGCACCTGGGCCACCCGGCAGGACCTCCGCACCGCGATCGTCACCTGGATCGAGCGGACCTACCACCGACGCCGCAGACAACTACGCCTGGGCCGTTTGACCCCCATCGAGTACGAGACCACCATGAAGCCCGCCGCCCTCGCCGCATGA
- a CDS encoding IS481 family transposase, with protein sequence MSVVEQRYHAVMEVAAGVPVTQVAARYGVSRQSVHSWVRKYEQSGLPGLADRSHRPDSCPHRIAAEVEAVVCELRRRHRGWGPRRLVHEVERRGITPVPSRATVYRVLVRNGLVEPGVRKRRRSDYRRWERSASMELWQMDIVGDILLADGSECKMVTGIDDHSRFMVIAKVVQRATARAVCLAFGEALVRFGVPGEVLTDNGKQFTSRFSPGKPGETMFDRICRENGIAHRLTKPQSPTTTGKIERFHQTLRRELLDRRDPFVDLAAAQAAVDAWLEDYNRMRPHQGLEMAVPASRFVSRPRSEQDALPVVLPARLDPVPQPDVPVSPPEPVAAVWPMAEGEVGAIELERVVPASGNLSLRGQQVWFGPALAGITVTLRIDVNRLHVLIGGGRHKTLPSKLSGRDLKALLAGGGARPAGPWAEDPRPAQDTKGVVEVDRTVNAVGYVGLGGDKVLIGWPFAGQRVTLRLDGKVLQVLDEQRVLQATLPSPLPPSACGRLQGARPAGPSPLLPPPAEQITERTVSSVGGFMIAGQRVQLGRGYAHQVVTAHLDETSIRVFHSGELITTVPRVTRKEVVVRKSGEHNRRKIV encoded by the coding sequence CTGAGCGTGGTCGAGCAGCGGTATCACGCGGTGATGGAGGTCGCCGCGGGGGTTCCGGTCACCCAAGTCGCCGCCCGGTATGGGGTGTCGAGGCAGTCAGTGCACTCGTGGGTGCGCAAGTACGAGCAGTCGGGTCTGCCGGGGCTGGCGGACCGGTCGCACCGGCCGGACTCGTGCCCGCACCGGATAGCGGCGGAGGTGGAGGCGGTGGTGTGTGAACTGCGGCGCCGGCATCGCGGCTGGGGCCCGCGTCGGCTGGTGCACGAGGTGGAACGCAGGGGCATCACGCCGGTGCCGTCCCGGGCGACGGTCTATCGAGTCCTGGTCCGCAACGGACTTGTTGAGCCCGGGGTGCGTAAGCGTCGCCGGTCGGATTACCGCAGGTGGGAGCGGTCGGCGTCGATGGAACTGTGGCAGATGGACATCGTCGGCGACATCCTGCTGGCGGACGGCAGCGAGTGCAAGATGGTCACCGGGATCGATGACCACTCCCGGTTCATGGTGATCGCGAAAGTGGTGCAGCGGGCCACGGCCCGAGCGGTGTGTCTGGCCTTCGGCGAGGCACTGGTGCGGTTCGGAGTGCCCGGCGAGGTGCTGACGGACAACGGCAAGCAGTTCACCTCCCGCTTCAGTCCCGGCAAGCCCGGAGAGACGATGTTCGACCGGATCTGCCGGGAGAACGGCATCGCTCACCGGCTGACGAAGCCGCAGTCCCCGACGACCACGGGGAAGATCGAACGCTTCCACCAGACTCTGCGGCGCGAACTCCTCGACCGGCGTGATCCGTTCGTCGACCTGGCGGCTGCGCAGGCGGCGGTGGATGCCTGGCTGGAGGACTACAACCGGATGCGGCCGCACCAGGGACTGGAGATGGCCGTCCCGGCCAGCCGGTTCGTTTCCCGGCCGCGGTCCGAGCAGGATGCGCTGCCGGTGGTGCTGCCCGCCCGCCTCGACCCCGTCCCCCAACCTGATGTCCCAGTGTCTCCTCCCGAGCCGGTCGCGGCGGTTTGGCCGATGGCGGAGGGAGAGGTCGGTGCGATCGAGCTGGAGCGGGTGGTGCCTGCGTCGGGGAACCTGAGCCTGCGTGGTCAGCAGGTCTGGTTCGGTCCGGCACTGGCCGGCATCACGGTGACCTTGCGGATCGACGTGAACCGGCTGCACGTGTTGATCGGCGGCGGTCGGCACAAGACGCTGCCCTCGAAGCTGTCCGGCCGCGACCTCAAAGCCCTGCTGGCAGGCGGGGGCGCCCGGCCCGCCGGGCCCTGGGCGGAGGATCCCAGACCGGCGCAGGACACGAAGGGGGTGGTGGAGGTGGACCGGACCGTGAACGCGGTCGGCTACGTCGGCCTGGGCGGTGACAAGGTCCTGATCGGCTGGCCGTTCGCCGGACAGCGGGTCACCCTCCGGCTCGACGGGAAAGTCCTTCAGGTCCTGGACGAGCAGCGTGTCTTGCAGGCCACCCTGCCCAGCCCTCTGCCGCCCTCTGCATGCGGGCGCCTGCAAGGTGCTCGTCCGGCCGGGCCGTCACCGCTGCTGCCTCCGCCAGCCGAGCAGATCACCGAACGGACGGTCAGCAGTGTCGGCGGCTTCATGATCGCCGGACAGCGCGTCCAGCTCGGCCGCGGCTATGCGCACCAGGTCGTCACCGCCCACCTGGACGAGACATCGATCCGGGTATTCCACAGCGGCGAGCTGATCACCACCGTCCCGCGTGTCACCAGGAAGGAGGTGGTGGTCCGCAAGTCCGGCGAACACAACCGCCGGAAGATCGTCTAG
- a CDS encoding DUF6415 family natural product biosynthesis protein yields the protein MDVAEIKATISTALAERSALPPYEKLCCLHEALLGHIKALMPLAEKQIDGLWRGSREWYRKRATFDSIPYEVDQGLGGGLCTAIAHVKSLGYTLRFLLENAGLADVGGGSPSHPDG from the coding sequence GTGGACGTAGCGGAGATCAAAGCAACCATCAGCACGGCTCTGGCTGAACGGTCGGCGTTGCCTCCTTACGAAAAGCTGTGCTGCCTGCACGAGGCCCTGTTGGGGCACATCAAGGCGCTGATGCCCTTAGCCGAGAAGCAGATCGACGGCCTCTGGCGTGGTTCTCGGGAGTGGTACCGGAAGCGTGCCACGTTCGATTCCATCCCGTACGAGGTGGACCAAGGGCTGGGCGGGGGCCTGTGCACTGCCATAGCCCACGTGAAGAGCTTGGGCTACACCCTCAGATTCCTTCTGGAGAACGCCGGTTTGGCCGATGTAGGCGGGGGCTCACCCAGCCACCCTGACGGCTGA
- a CDS encoding GntR family transcriptional regulator translates to MTPPPHDSRPPYQQAADEIRKEIKSGRLKPGEQLPSHRELQERFGVANMTARSALRLLRDEGLIYTVQGRGSYVADVVVVQDGEVTALVEAKSSQQFPEPEEADGPASPDTSEATGPYAETLLAIREQLRTLNAEVQALKQDVAELKGEQGRGHSTR, encoded by the coding sequence ATGACGCCGCCGCCTCACGACTCGCGCCCGCCCTACCAGCAGGCCGCCGACGAGATCCGGAAAGAGATCAAGTCCGGCAGGCTCAAGCCGGGGGAACAGCTCCCCTCGCACCGGGAGCTGCAAGAGCGGTTCGGCGTCGCCAACATGACCGCCCGCAGCGCACTGCGCCTCTTGCGCGACGAGGGTCTGATTTACACCGTCCAGGGACGCGGCAGCTACGTAGCTGACGTGGTGGTCGTTCAGGACGGGGAAGTGACGGCGCTGGTTGAAGCCAAGAGCTCACAGCAGTTCCCCGAGCCTGAGGAAGCGGACGGGCCGGCATCTCCGGACACCTCCGAAGCAACCGGCCCGTACGCGGAAACGCTGCTCGCCATTCGTGAGCAGCTGCGGACGCTGAACGCAGAGGTTCAGGCTCTTAAGCAGGACGTCGCAGAGCTGAAGGGGGAGCAGGGGCGGGGGCACTCGACTCGCTGA